A single Ischnura elegans chromosome 13 unlocalized genomic scaffold, ioIscEleg1.1 SUPER_13_unloc_4, whole genome shotgun sequence DNA region contains:
- the LOC124173293 gene encoding uncharacterized protein LOC124173293, with amino-acid sequence MASNISASGAHKFVEERLISGLLTGSLLQHKELLDMFEDVDSRMIKEKTLLHVGVGLGKADWVEELLARGADTDITDDSQQSALSSAEEMVRQFPENVECSKVLNLVTLAHRRDQVILRRLEASLSRSTDHATPVASPECDIASLKSSVDSLRQEMKSLVRLLSSSLEELKANVCERDTLLRCLEESVTSTAEDVTLIKCGLIGEASLSQPTSDPARARQECVDAMMRKTQIVYGSGVDETRRLYEGLYDGDECTACIFKFLSGDDQVKVMVDRDSNDIGRMKEKVVDLDGNQYIGSEWCSFCDFESEIVYLGAKDCSGDREKFVHSELAWALSQSSLKLVFDNEGRPYSKGDVEREREWTRAIEELEERRKRGEGIDGWSINNALNGKTLKAKECWLAAAVPSTIAYHGSTRR; translated from the coding sequence ATGGCAAGCAATATTTCTGCTAGTGGCGCGCATaaatttgttgaggagaggctcATTTCTGGATTGCTGACTGGCTCATTGCTCCAGCATAAAGAGCTCCTGGACATGTTTGAAGATGTGGATAGCAGAATGATAAAGGAGAAAACACTTTTGCACGTTGGAGTGGGACTTGGAAAGGCTGACTGGGTGGAGGAGTTACTGGCGAGAGGGGCCGACACAGACATTACAGATGACAGTCAACAGAGTGCATTGTCTTCAGCTGAGGAGATGGTTCGACAGTTCCCTGAAAATGTGGAATGCTCAAAAGTTCTGAATTTGGTGACGTTGGCTCACAGGAGAGACCAAGTTATTTTGCGTCGTCTGGAAGCATCTTTGAGTAGGAGCACTGATCATGCGACACCCgtggctagcccagaatgtgatatcgcatctctcAAGTCCTCCGTGGACTCATTAAGGCaagagatgaaatctcttgtgcgaCTGTTGAGCTCATCCTTGGAGGAACTGAAAGCGAATGTGTGTGAACGCGACACACTGTTGCGTTGTCTAGAAGAATCCGTGACGTCAACAGCGGAGGATGTGACGTTGATCAAGTGTGGTCTTATTGGGGAGGCATCTTTAAGTCAACCTACATCCGATCCCGCCAGAGCAAGGCAGGAGTGCGTGGACGCCATGATGCGAAAGACACAGATAGTGTATGGAAGTGGAGTTGATGAAACGCGTAGATTGTATGAGGGACTGTATGATGGAGATGAGTGTACTGCTTgcatatttaagtttttaagtgGGGATGATCAGGTGAAGGTGATGGTGGACAGAGATTCTAATgacattggaaggatgaaggagaaggttgtAGATTTGGATGGGAATCAGTATATTGGGAGTGAATGGtgttcattttgtgattttgagagtgagatAGTATATTTGGGTGCAAAGGATTGTTCTGGTGATAGGGAGAAATTTGTGCATTCTGAGTTAGCTTGGGCCCTCTCACAATCATCCTTGAAATTGGTTTTTGATAATGAGGGGAGGCCATATAGCAAGGGAGATGTGGAACGAGAGCGTGAGTGGACGAGGGCTATAGAGgagttggaggagaggaggaagaggggagagggaatAGATGGATGGAGTATCAATAATGCATTGAATGGGAAGACACTGAAGGCAAAGGAATGTTGGCTTGCAGCAGCTGTCCCTAGTACCATCGCTTATCATGGATCCACAaga